The genome window CTGAAAGCTAGGGGAGGAAGATAGTCCGATGGCGTGGCAAGCCTATCGCTGGGTTTGGCGACTGGAGTCGCCTCTTCACATCGGCCTTTCGCCCGCAGGGTTCCTCAACCGCACCCGTCTCTATATCCCCGCCCGGGCGATGTGGGGCGCGTTGACCGCCGAGTTGGCGAGGCAGAACGCCTCCGGAGCTTGGCCGGATTATCAGAGCATCGGAAGGGATCTCCAGGAGAACGCCCGTTTCTCGTATCTCTATCCTGCTGAGCAGGTCAATGGTCGATGGCATCCCTGGCTTCCTCGATATGAAGAGGGCCGGGGGTTATGTTGGCAGCGTCAAGATGGCGGAGATCCGCTACCGGATCGCACCTTTCGCCAGCGCCTCCTATCCACCCACCCGGGCACGGCCATCGATCCGGCCTCTGACACGGCAGCGGAGGGAACGTTGCGCGAAGTGGAATACATCATGCCGCGATGGCGCGATACAGGCGCCCCGGTTGCCTTCGTGGGCTATGTGTTCCTGCGGGATGGAAACAACCTGCACGGGCTGAAGGACGTAGAGGAGCTATGGATCGGTGGGGAAAGCCGTTACGGCTTCGGCCGCCTGAGCTGCGTGCAGCTGGAAGGTCCCGTGAACGATTGCTTCGGCATCTCCCTGGACTTAAGCGATAAGGACCCTATCCTTTGCGAACCGGAGTTTATATGGGCCCATGCTCCGCTGGACGGCGGTGAAGCGAAGGCCGGTGCGTGGGAGATCGTCCTCGGTTGGGATCAGAACACGCTTCGCTCGGAGGCTTCCTGTAGCCCGTGCTGGAAGCCCGGATCGCGAGCGAAGGGTAAGATCCGCTTTCGCCTTCTGGGCAATGGATTATGGCAGGCTTAGTCCAGGCCCTAAGGGTTGTGGCGCGTCTCTCCGACCCAAGCGCGGAACCGAGATCAACGTCGAAACGCTTCCTTATGAGCCGGGCTCGGGACGCGGGGATTAGGAGATCTTCGGGCTTTGCTCTATGCCGAGTCTCGGCCGACTATCGGCCCGCCCGTCGACGTCGCGCCCACTCGAT of Thermoflexus hugenholtzii JAD2 contains these proteins:
- a CDS encoding RAMP superfamily CRISPR-associated protein, producing the protein MAWQAYRWVWRLESPLHIGLSPAGFLNRTRLYIPARAMWGALTAELARQNASGAWPDYQSIGRDLQENARFSYLYPAEQVNGRWHPWLPRYEEGRGLCWQRQDGGDPLPDRTFRQRLLSTHPGTAIDPASDTAAEGTLREVEYIMPRWRDTGAPVAFVGYVFLRDGNNLHGLKDVEELWIGGESRYGFGRLSCVQLEGPVNDCFGISLDLSDKDPILCEPEFIWAHAPLDGGEAKAGAWEIVLGWDQNTLRSEASCSPCWKPGSRAKGKIRFRLLGNGLWQA